The Bos taurus isolate L1 Dominette 01449 registration number 42190680 breed Hereford chromosome 18, ARS-UCD2.0, whole genome shotgun sequence genome has a window encoding:
- the LOC132342715 gene encoding uncharacterized protein isoform X1, whose amino-acid sequence MAQRSHSGQQSTQPDSLPAAPSNSQGETQNLSSSTFRSWLSNQDSQSSPETRRVSIQEPLPIIHSRRVSIQDPQPSTLTRRVSIQEPLPIIHNRRVSIQDPQPSTPTRRVSIQDPQPSTPTRRVSIQDPQPSTLTRRVSIQDPQPSTPTRRVSIQEPLPIIHNRRVSIQDPLSINSHRLSIEDTTPVIGSHRASIQDPLSVTYSRQFHPRDAPPVFQSRLFSSQNPLLTTRTPLTNIKSVTYHSQLSVQGPKLSLQSSTSPVRARVDVPLSITHSPEASIKSVESTVWTSQETIRDSLSSSQISQSILENNAQNLPSASFENNAGRYLGKCRLSHCQLPMGWWLLHEAKRISRQLNLLLSLASIVIIGLISLGQPWIHFQVPLAPLGDPGFRTIPIDTVFVVRCSDMACLHEYDQNAYLLDFAWAFLLVASITNFILCIILINIIFSTNSNVPLLDFSNVIITALTGTALRPSPEEPSQERPKPVLIPSPSPPRSSPTSVLALHPPTPSLSPSTSPPHLRTDRFPTQLLQPRHQPPRHLPPPPPTHLQFIHIPMHDVRSRPHAHFDITFFPAPKQSLLPSPTPLQTLTPKLHA is encoded by the exons ATGGCCCAGAGGTCCCATTCTGGTCAACAGAGCACTCAGCCGGATTCCCTCCCGGCCGCTCCCAGCAACTCCCAAGGTGAGACCCAAAACCTTTCATCCAGCACCTTCAGGTCCTGGCTCAGTAACCAAGACTCTCAGTCCTCCCCCGAGACTCGCCGGGTCAGTATCCAAGAGCCCCTGCCTATCATCCACAGTCGCCGGGTCAGTATCCAAGACCCTCAGCCCAGCACCCTGACTCGTCGGGTCAGTATCCAAGAGCCGCTGCCCATCATCCACAACCGCCGGGTCAGTATCCAAGACCCTCAGCCCAGCACCCCGACTCGCCGGGTCAGTATCCAAGACCCTCAGCCCAGCACCCCAACTCGCCGGGTCAGTATCCAAGACCCTCAGCCCAGCACCCTGACTCGCCGGGTGAGTATCCAAGACCCTCAGCCCAGCACCCCGACTCGCCGGGTCAGTATCCAAGAGCCGCTGCCCATCATCCACAACCGTCGGGTCAGTATCCAAGACCCTCTATCTATCAACAGTCACCGACTCAGTATCGAGGACACGACGCCTGTCATCGGCTCTCACCGGGCCAGCATCCAAGACCCACTATCCGTCACCTACAGCCGCCAGTTCCACCCCCGAGACGCTCCCCCAGTTTTCCAAAGTCGCCTCTTCAGCAGCCAAAACCCCCTGCTAACTACTCGCACCCCTCTGACCAACATAAAATCAGTGACCTACCACAGCCAACTAAGTGTCCAGGGTCCCAAGTTAAGTCTTCAAAGCTCCACGTCACCAGTCCGGGCCAGAGTCGACGTCCCCCTCTCAATTACTCACAGTCCCGAGGCCAGTATCAAAAGCGTCGAGTCAACTGTCTGGACCTCCCAGGAGACCATCAGAGACTCTTTGAGCAGCTCCCAAATCAGCCAGTCCATCCTGGAAAACAACGCTCAGAACTTACCATCGGCCTCCTTCGAGAACAATGCTGGCAG GTATCTGGGCAAGTGTAGGCTCAGCCACTGTCAGCTGCCCATGGGCTGGTGGCTGCTGCACGAGGCCAAGAGGATCAGCCGCCAGCTGAACCTACTGCTGAGCCTGGCCAGCATAGTCATCATCGGTCTCATCTCTCTGGGCCAGCCCTGGATCCACTTCCAGGTGCCCCTGGCACCCCTGGGGGACCCTGGCTTCCGGACCATCCCCATCGACACCGTCTTCGTCGTCCGCTGCTCGGATATGGCCTGCCTGCACGAGTATGACCAGAATGCTT ACTTGCTGGACTTTGCCTGGGCCTTCCTCCTGGTCGCCAGCATTACCAACTTCATCCTCTGCATCATTCTAATAAACATCATCTTCTCCACCAACTCCAACGTGCCCTTGCTGGACTTCTCCAATGTCATCATCACAGCCCTCACAGGCACGGCGCTGAGACCCTCCCCTGAGGAGCCAAGTCAGGAGCGCCCAAAGCCCGTCCTGatacccagcccctccccaccacgCTCCAGTCCCACCTCCGTCCTCGCCcttcacccccccaccccaagcctgTCTCCCTCCACATCTCCACCCCATCTTAGGACAGATCGGTTTCCAACCCAACTTCTCCAGCCCCGACACCAGCCTCCACGTCACCTTCCGCCTCCACCACCAACACACCTCCAATTCATTCATATTCCCATGCATGATGTCCGTTCTCGTCCCCACGCCCACTTCGACATTACCTTCTTTCCAGCCCCCAAACAATCCCTGTTACCATCTCCGACCCCTTTACAAACCTTGACACCAAAGCTCCATGCCTAA
- the TMEM277 gene encoding uncharacterized protein TMEM277 isoform X4: protein MDSCSTLAALEPISSWEEDRKFVLRAWCLVFIILATAMLLSVLDGRMAYLHGAYTGYVGFWTNCKKHTCADLRQVTVLIHMSMGFMILAVILALVLLLAMGFSFRPALRRLNKTDLVFSTLSSFTGLWVPVQPRVHLWPHLSAGLLILLSLTLFIANCEMLKPRPQVSYLVTTYLSWGASALMLWAGILSYLNYMGMWGKGTSSTERRMSYRRWASLQNTRKSISEQLSSDAGSKHAEDLSV from the exons ATGGACTCATGTTCTACTCTAGCTGCTC TGGAACCGATCTCTTCATGGGAGGAGGACCGCAAGTTCGTCCTGCGAGCCTGGTGTCTTGTCTTCATCATCCTGGCAACCGCGATGCTGCTCAGCGTGCTGGACGGGCGTATGGCCTACCTGCACGGCGCCTACACTGGCTACGTGGGCTTCTGGACCAACTGCAAGAAGCACACATGTGCCGACCTGCGCCAAGTCACGG TTCTCATCCACATGAGCATGGGCTTCATGATCCTGGCCGTGATCCTGGCTCTAGTTCTCCTCCTGGCCATGGGCTTCTCCTTCCGGCCAGCACTCCGCCGTCTTAACAAGACTGACCTCGTCTTCAGTACCCTCAGCTCCTTCACTG GTCTCTGGGTCCCTGTCCAGCCTCGTGTCCATCTCTGGCCCCATCTCAGTGCAGGGCTCCTGATTCTCCTCAGCCTGACGCTCTTTATAGCCAACTGCGAGATGCTCAAACCGAGGCCACAGGTATCCTACCTGGTGACCACCTACCTGAGCTGGGGTGCCAGCGCCTTGATGCTGTGGGCCG GAATCCTGAGCTACTTAAACTACATGGGCATGTGGGGCAAAGGGACGTCCTCCACGGAACGGCGGATGAGCTACCGCCGGTGGGCCTCGCTGCAGAACACCCGGAAGTCCATATCCGAACAGCTGTCGTCGGACGCAGGCTCCAAGCACGCCGAGGACCTGTCCGTTTAA
- the TMEM277 gene encoding uncharacterized protein TMEM277 isoform X11, which yields MDSCSTLAALEPISSWEEDRKFVLRAWCLVFIILATAMLLSVLDGRMAYLHGAYTGYVGFWTNCKKHTCADLRQVTVLIHMSMGFMILAVILALVLLLAMGFSFRPALRRLNKTDLVFSTLSSFTGILSYLNYMGMWGKGTSSTERRMSYRRWASLQNTRKSISEQLSSDAGSKHAEDLSV from the exons ATGGACTCATGTTCTACTCTAGCTGCTC TGGAACCGATCTCTTCATGGGAGGAGGACCGCAAGTTCGTCCTGCGAGCCTGGTGTCTTGTCTTCATCATCCTGGCAACCGCGATGCTGCTCAGCGTGCTGGACGGGCGTATGGCCTACCTGCACGGCGCCTACACTGGCTACGTGGGCTTCTGGACCAACTGCAAGAAGCACACATGTGCCGACCTGCGCCAAGTCACGG TTCTCATCCACATGAGCATGGGCTTCATGATCCTGGCCGTGATCCTGGCTCTAGTTCTCCTCCTGGCCATGGGCTTCTCCTTCCGGCCAGCACTCCGCCGTCTTAACAAGACTGACCTCGTCTTCAGTACCCTCAGCTCCTTCACTG GAATCCTGAGCTACTTAAACTACATGGGCATGTGGGGCAAAGGGACGTCCTCCACGGAACGGCGGATGAGCTACCGCCGGTGGGCCTCGCTGCAGAACACCCGGAAGTCCATATCCGAACAGCTGTCGTCGGACGCAGGCTCCAAGCACGCCGAGGACCTGTCCGTTTAA
- the TMEM277 gene encoding uncharacterized protein TMEM277 isoform X2, whose translation MDSCSTLAALEPISSWEEDRKFVLRAWCLVFIILATAMLLSVLDGRMAYLHGAYTGYVGFWTNCKKHTCADLRQVTVLIHMSMGFMILAVILALVLLLAMGFSFRPALRRLNKTDLVFSTLSSFTASCPSLAPSQCRAPDSPQPDALYSQLRDAQTEATGILPGDHLPELGCQRLDAVGRNPELLKLHGHVGQRDVLHGTADELPPVGLAAEHPEVHIRTAVVGRRLQARRGPVRLRACPPPPPPTSSLVQAS comes from the exons ATGGACTCATGTTCTACTCTAGCTGCTC TGGAACCGATCTCTTCATGGGAGGAGGACCGCAAGTTCGTCCTGCGAGCCTGGTGTCTTGTCTTCATCATCCTGGCAACCGCGATGCTGCTCAGCGTGCTGGACGGGCGTATGGCCTACCTGCACGGCGCCTACACTGGCTACGTGGGCTTCTGGACCAACTGCAAGAAGCACACATGTGCCGACCTGCGCCAAGTCACGG TTCTCATCCACATGAGCATGGGCTTCATGATCCTGGCCGTGATCCTGGCTCTAGTTCTCCTCCTGGCCATGGGCTTCTCCTTCCGGCCAGCACTCCGCCGTCTTAACAAGACTGACCTCGTCTTCAGTACCCTCAGCTCCTTCACTG CCTCGTGTCCATCTCTGGCCCCATCTCAGTGCAGGGCTCCTGATTCTCCTCAGCCTGACGCTCTTTATAGCCAACTGCGAGATGCTCAAACCGAGGCCACAGGTATCCTACCTGGTGACCACCTACCTGAGCTGGGGTGCCAGCGCCTTGATGCTGTGGGCCG GAATCCTGAGCTACTTAAACTACATGGGCATGTGGGGCAAAGGGACGTCCTCCACGGAACGGCGGATGAGCTACCGCCGGTGGGCCTCGCTGCAGAACACCCGGAAGTCCATATCCGAACAGCTGTCGTCGGACGCAGGCTCCAAGCACGCCGAGGACCTGTCCGTTTAAGagcctgccccccgcccccaccccccacctccagcctcgtCCAAGCCTCTTGA
- the LOC132342715 gene encoding zonadhesin-like isoform X5 encodes MAQRSHSGQQSTQPDSLPAAPSNSQGETQNLSSSTFRSWLSNQDSQSSPETRRVSIQEPLPIIHSRRVSIQDPQPSTLTRRVSIQEPLPIIHNRRVSIQDPQPSTPTRRVSIQDPQPSTPTRRVSIQDPQPSTLTRRVSIQDPQPSTPTRRVSIQEPLPIIHNRRVSIQDPLSINSHRLSIEDTTPVIGSHRASIQDPLSVTYSRQFHPRDAPPVFQSRLFSSQNPLLTTRTPLTNIKSVTYHSQLSVQGPKLSLQSSTSPVRARVDVPLSITHSPEASIKSVESTVWTSQETIRDSLSSSQISQSILENNAQNLPSASFENNAGRYLGKCRLSHCQLPMGWWLLHEAKRISRQLNLLLSLASIVIIGLISLGQPWIHFQVPLAPLGDPGFRTIPIDTVFVVRCSDMACLHELAGLCLGLPPGRQHYQLHPLHHSNKHHLLHQLQRALAGLLQCHHHSPHRHGAETLP; translated from the exons ATGGCCCAGAGGTCCCATTCTGGTCAACAGAGCACTCAGCCGGATTCCCTCCCGGCCGCTCCCAGCAACTCCCAAGGTGAGACCCAAAACCTTTCATCCAGCACCTTCAGGTCCTGGCTCAGTAACCAAGACTCTCAGTCCTCCCCCGAGACTCGCCGGGTCAGTATCCAAGAGCCCCTGCCTATCATCCACAGTCGCCGGGTCAGTATCCAAGACCCTCAGCCCAGCACCCTGACTCGTCGGGTCAGTATCCAAGAGCCGCTGCCCATCATCCACAACCGCCGGGTCAGTATCCAAGACCCTCAGCCCAGCACCCCGACTCGCCGGGTCAGTATCCAAGACCCTCAGCCCAGCACCCCAACTCGCCGGGTCAGTATCCAAGACCCTCAGCCCAGCACCCTGACTCGCCGGGTGAGTATCCAAGACCCTCAGCCCAGCACCCCGACTCGCCGGGTCAGTATCCAAGAGCCGCTGCCCATCATCCACAACCGTCGGGTCAGTATCCAAGACCCTCTATCTATCAACAGTCACCGACTCAGTATCGAGGACACGACGCCTGTCATCGGCTCTCACCGGGCCAGCATCCAAGACCCACTATCCGTCACCTACAGCCGCCAGTTCCACCCCCGAGACGCTCCCCCAGTTTTCCAAAGTCGCCTCTTCAGCAGCCAAAACCCCCTGCTAACTACTCGCACCCCTCTGACCAACATAAAATCAGTGACCTACCACAGCCAACTAAGTGTCCAGGGTCCCAAGTTAAGTCTTCAAAGCTCCACGTCACCAGTCCGGGCCAGAGTCGACGTCCCCCTCTCAATTACTCACAGTCCCGAGGCCAGTATCAAAAGCGTCGAGTCAACTGTCTGGACCTCCCAGGAGACCATCAGAGACTCTTTGAGCAGCTCCCAAATCAGCCAGTCCATCCTGGAAAACAACGCTCAGAACTTACCATCGGCCTCCTTCGAGAACAATGCTGGCAG GTATCTGGGCAAGTGTAGGCTCAGCCACTGTCAGCTGCCCATGGGCTGGTGGCTGCTGCACGAGGCCAAGAGGATCAGCCGCCAGCTGAACCTACTGCTGAGCCTGGCCAGCATAGTCATCATCGGTCTCATCTCTCTGGGCCAGCCCTGGATCCACTTCCAGGTGCCCCTGGCACCCCTGGGGGACCCTGGCTTCCGGACCATCCCCATCGACACCGTCTTCGTCGTCCGCTGCTCGGATATGGCCTGCCTGCACGA ACTTGCTGGACTTTGCCTGGGCCTTCCTCCTGGTCGCCAGCATTACCAACTTCATCCTCTGCATCATTCTAATAAACATCATCTTCTCCACCAACTCCAACGTGCCCTTGCTGGACTTCTCCAATGTCATCATCACAGCCCTCACAGGCACGGCGCTGAGACCCTCCCCTGA
- the LOC132342715 gene encoding uncharacterized protein isoform X3, which yields MAQRSHSGQQSTQPDSLPAAPSNSQGETQNLSSSTFRSWLSNQDSQSSPETRRVSIQEPLPIIHSRRVSIQDPQPSTLTRRVSIQEPLPIIHNRRVSIQDPQPSTPTRRVSIQDPQPSTPTRRVSIQDPQPSTLTRRSPTQYRGHDACHRLSPGQHPRPTIRHLQPPVPPPRRSPSFPKSPLQQPKPPANYSHPSDQHKISDLPQPTKCPGSQVKSSKLHVTSPGQSRRPPLNYSQSRGQYQKRRVNCLDLPGDHQRLFEQLPNQPVHPGKQRSELTIGLLREQCWQPWIHFQVPLAPLGDPGFRTIPIDTVFVVRCSDMACLHEYDQNAYLLDFAWAFLLVASITNFILCIILINIIFSTNSNVPLLDFSNVIITALTGTALRPSPEEPSQERPKPVLIPSPSPPRSSPTSVLALHPPTPSLSPSTSPPHLRTDRFPTQLLQPRHQPPRHLPPPPPTHLQFIHIPMHDVRSRPHAHFDITFFPAPKQSLLPSPTPLQTLTPKLHA from the exons ATGGCCCAGAGGTCCCATTCTGGTCAACAGAGCACTCAGCCGGATTCCCTCCCGGCCGCTCCCAGCAACTCCCAAGGTGAGACCCAAAACCTTTCATCCAGCACCTTCAGGTCCTGGCTCAGTAACCAAGACTCTCAGTCCTCCCCCGAGACTCGCCGGGTCAGTATCCAAGAGCCCCTGCCTATCATCCACAGTCGCCGGGTCAGTATCCAAGACCCTCAGCCCAGCACCCTGACTCGTCGGGTCAGTATCCAAGAGCCGCTGCCCATCATCCACAACCGCCGGGTCAGTATCCAAGACCCTCAGCCCAGCACCCCGACTCGCCGGGTCAGTATCCAAGACCCTCAGCCCAGCACCCCAACTCGCCGGGTCAGTATCCAAGACCCTCAGCCCAGCACCCTGACTCGCCGG TCACCGACTCAGTATCGAGGACACGACGCCTGTCATCGGCTCTCACCGGGCCAGCATCCAAGACCCACTATCCGTCACCTACAGCCGCCAGTTCCACCCCCGAGACGCTCCCCCAGTTTTCCAAAGTCGCCTCTTCAGCAGCCAAAACCCCCTGCTAACTACTCGCACCCCTCTGACCAACATAAAATCAGTGACCTACCACAGCCAACTAAGTGTCCAGGGTCCCAAGTTAAGTCTTCAAAGCTCCACGTCACCAGTCCGGGCCAGAGTCGACGTCCCCCTCTCAATTACTCACAGTCCCGAGGCCAGTATCAAAAGCGTCGAGTCAACTGTCTGGACCTCCCAGGAGACCATCAGAGACTCTTTGAGCAGCTCCCAAATCAGCCAGTCCATCCTGGAAAACAACGCTCAGAACTTACCATCGGCCTCCTTCGAGAACAATGCTGGCAG CCCTGGATCCACTTCCAGGTGCCCCTGGCACCCCTGGGGGACCCTGGCTTCCGGACCATCCCCATCGACACCGTCTTCGTCGTCCGCTGCTCGGATATGGCCTGCCTGCACGAGTATGACCAGAATGCTT ACTTGCTGGACTTTGCCTGGGCCTTCCTCCTGGTCGCCAGCATTACCAACTTCATCCTCTGCATCATTCTAATAAACATCATCTTCTCCACCAACTCCAACGTGCCCTTGCTGGACTTCTCCAATGTCATCATCACAGCCCTCACAGGCACGGCGCTGAGACCCTCCCCTGAGGAGCCAAGTCAGGAGCGCCCAAAGCCCGTCCTGatacccagcccctccccaccacgCTCCAGTCCCACCTCCGTCCTCGCCcttcacccccccaccccaagcctgTCTCCCTCCACATCTCCACCCCATCTTAGGACAGATCGGTTTCCAACCCAACTTCTCCAGCCCCGACACCAGCCTCCACGTCACCTTCCGCCTCCACCACCAACACACCTCCAATTCATTCATATTCCCATGCATGATGTCCGTTCTCGTCCCCACGCCCACTTCGACATTACCTTCTTTCCAGCCCCCAAACAATCCCTGTTACCATCTCCGACCCCTTTACAAACCTTGACACCAAAGCTCCATGCCTAA
- the TMEM277 gene encoding uncharacterized protein TMEM277 isoform X8, translating to MLLSVLDGRMAYLHGAYTGYVGFWTNCKKHTCADLRQVTVLIHMSMGFMILAVILALVLLLAMGFSFRPALRRLNKTDLVFSTLSSFTASCPSLAPSQCRAPDSPQPDALYSQLRDAQTEATGILPGDHLPELGCQRLDAVGRNPELLKLHGHVGQRDVLHGTADELPPVGLAAEHPEVHIRTAVVGRRLQARRGPVRLRACPPPPPPTSSLVQAS from the exons ATGCTGCTCAGCGTGCTGGACGGGCGTATGGCCTACCTGCACGGCGCCTACACTGGCTACGTGGGCTTCTGGACCAACTGCAAGAAGCACACATGTGCCGACCTGCGCCAAGTCACGG TTCTCATCCACATGAGCATGGGCTTCATGATCCTGGCCGTGATCCTGGCTCTAGTTCTCCTCCTGGCCATGGGCTTCTCCTTCCGGCCAGCACTCCGCCGTCTTAACAAGACTGACCTCGTCTTCAGTACCCTCAGCTCCTTCACTG CCTCGTGTCCATCTCTGGCCCCATCTCAGTGCAGGGCTCCTGATTCTCCTCAGCCTGACGCTCTTTATAGCCAACTGCGAGATGCTCAAACCGAGGCCACAGGTATCCTACCTGGTGACCACCTACCTGAGCTGGGGTGCCAGCGCCTTGATGCTGTGGGCCG GAATCCTGAGCTACTTAAACTACATGGGCATGTGGGGCAAAGGGACGTCCTCCACGGAACGGCGGATGAGCTACCGCCGGTGGGCCTCGCTGCAGAACACCCGGAAGTCCATATCCGAACAGCTGTCGTCGGACGCAGGCTCCAAGCACGCCGAGGACCTGTCCGTTTAAGagcctgccccccgcccccaccccccacctccagcctcgtCCAAGCCTCTTGA
- the LOC132342715 gene encoding zonadhesin-like isoform X4, giving the protein MAQRSHSGQQSTQPDSLPAAPSNSQGETQNLSSSTFRSWLSNQDSQSSPETRRVSIQEPLPIIHSRRVSIQDPQPSTLTRRVSIQEPLPIIHNRRVSIQDPQPSTPTRRVSIQDPQPSTPTRRVSIQDPQPSTLTRRVSIQDPQPSTPTRRVSIQEPLPIIHNRRVSIQDPLSINSHRLSIEDTTPVIGSHRASIQDPLSVTYSRQFHPRDAPPVFQSRLFSSQNPLLTTRTPLTNIKSVTYHSQLSVQGPKLSLQSSTSPVRARVDVPLSITHSPEASIKSVESTVWTSQETIRDSLSSSQISQSILENNAQNLPSASFENNAGRYLGKCRLSHCQLPMGWWLLHEAKRISRQLNLLLSLASIVIIGLISLGQPWIHFQVPLAPLGDPGFRTIPIDTVFVVRCSDMACLHEYDQNAWTSMILGILFYLMQAREYLQEGMTYKLGCSFYLAWTGVFFFVMIGFFSYLNYINFWSLLANQAIWT; this is encoded by the exons ATGGCCCAGAGGTCCCATTCTGGTCAACAGAGCACTCAGCCGGATTCCCTCCCGGCCGCTCCCAGCAACTCCCAAGGTGAGACCCAAAACCTTTCATCCAGCACCTTCAGGTCCTGGCTCAGTAACCAAGACTCTCAGTCCTCCCCCGAGACTCGCCGGGTCAGTATCCAAGAGCCCCTGCCTATCATCCACAGTCGCCGGGTCAGTATCCAAGACCCTCAGCCCAGCACCCTGACTCGTCGGGTCAGTATCCAAGAGCCGCTGCCCATCATCCACAACCGCCGGGTCAGTATCCAAGACCCTCAGCCCAGCACCCCGACTCGCCGGGTCAGTATCCAAGACCCTCAGCCCAGCACCCCAACTCGCCGGGTCAGTATCCAAGACCCTCAGCCCAGCACCCTGACTCGCCGGGTGAGTATCCAAGACCCTCAGCCCAGCACCCCGACTCGCCGGGTCAGTATCCAAGAGCCGCTGCCCATCATCCACAACCGTCGGGTCAGTATCCAAGACCCTCTATCTATCAACAGTCACCGACTCAGTATCGAGGACACGACGCCTGTCATCGGCTCTCACCGGGCCAGCATCCAAGACCCACTATCCGTCACCTACAGCCGCCAGTTCCACCCCCGAGACGCTCCCCCAGTTTTCCAAAGTCGCCTCTTCAGCAGCCAAAACCCCCTGCTAACTACTCGCACCCCTCTGACCAACATAAAATCAGTGACCTACCACAGCCAACTAAGTGTCCAGGGTCCCAAGTTAAGTCTTCAAAGCTCCACGTCACCAGTCCGGGCCAGAGTCGACGTCCCCCTCTCAATTACTCACAGTCCCGAGGCCAGTATCAAAAGCGTCGAGTCAACTGTCTGGACCTCCCAGGAGACCATCAGAGACTCTTTGAGCAGCTCCCAAATCAGCCAGTCCATCCTGGAAAACAACGCTCAGAACTTACCATCGGCCTCCTTCGAGAACAATGCTGGCAG GTATCTGGGCAAGTGTAGGCTCAGCCACTGTCAGCTGCCCATGGGCTGGTGGCTGCTGCACGAGGCCAAGAGGATCAGCCGCCAGCTGAACCTACTGCTGAGCCTGGCCAGCATAGTCATCATCGGTCTCATCTCTCTGGGCCAGCCCTGGATCCACTTCCAGGTGCCCCTGGCACCCCTGGGGGACCCTGGCTTCCGGACCATCCCCATCGACACCGTCTTCGTCGTCCGCTGCTCGGATATGGCCTGCCTGCACGAGTATGACCAGAATGCTT GGACCAGCATGATCCTGGGTATCCTGTTCTACCTGATGCAGGCCCGGGAATACCTGCAGGAAGGCATGACCTACAAACTGGGGTGCAGCTTCTACCTGGCATGGACCGGAGTCTTCTTCTTTGTGATGATTG gtttcttttcctatttgaactACATAAATTTCTGGTCCCTCCTGGCGAACCAGGCCATCTGGACTTAA
- the LOC132342715 gene encoding zonadhesin-like isoform X2, whose product MAQRSHSGQQSTQPDSLPAAPSNSQGETQNLSSSTFRSWLSNQDSQSSPETRRVSIQEPLPIIHSRRVSIQDPQPSTLTRRVSIQEPLPIIHNRRVSIQDPQPSTPTRRVSIQDPQPSTPTRRVSIQDPQPSTLTRRVSIQDPQPSTPTRRVSIQEPLPIIHNRRVSIQDPLSINSHRLSIEDTTPVIGSHRASIQDPLSVTYSRQFHPRDAPPVFQSRLFSSQNPLLTTRTPLTNIKSVTYHSQLSVQGPKLSLQSSTSPVRARVDVPLSITHSPEASIKSVESTVWTSQETIRDSLSSSQISQSILENNAQNLPSASFENNAGRYLGKCRLSHCQLPMGWWLLHEAKRISRQLNLLLSLASIVIIGLISLGQPWIHFQVPLAPLGDPGFRTIPIDTVFVVRCSDMACLHEYDQNAYLLDFAWAFLLVASITNFILCIILINIIFSTNSNVPLLDFSNVIITALTGTSMILGILFYLMQAREYLQEGMTYKLGCSFYLAWTGVFFFVMIGFFSYLNYINFWSLLANQAIWT is encoded by the exons ATGGCCCAGAGGTCCCATTCTGGTCAACAGAGCACTCAGCCGGATTCCCTCCCGGCCGCTCCCAGCAACTCCCAAGGTGAGACCCAAAACCTTTCATCCAGCACCTTCAGGTCCTGGCTCAGTAACCAAGACTCTCAGTCCTCCCCCGAGACTCGCCGGGTCAGTATCCAAGAGCCCCTGCCTATCATCCACAGTCGCCGGGTCAGTATCCAAGACCCTCAGCCCAGCACCCTGACTCGTCGGGTCAGTATCCAAGAGCCGCTGCCCATCATCCACAACCGCCGGGTCAGTATCCAAGACCCTCAGCCCAGCACCCCGACTCGCCGGGTCAGTATCCAAGACCCTCAGCCCAGCACCCCAACTCGCCGGGTCAGTATCCAAGACCCTCAGCCCAGCACCCTGACTCGCCGGGTGAGTATCCAAGACCCTCAGCCCAGCACCCCGACTCGCCGGGTCAGTATCCAAGAGCCGCTGCCCATCATCCACAACCGTCGGGTCAGTATCCAAGACCCTCTATCTATCAACAGTCACCGACTCAGTATCGAGGACACGACGCCTGTCATCGGCTCTCACCGGGCCAGCATCCAAGACCCACTATCCGTCACCTACAGCCGCCAGTTCCACCCCCGAGACGCTCCCCCAGTTTTCCAAAGTCGCCTCTTCAGCAGCCAAAACCCCCTGCTAACTACTCGCACCCCTCTGACCAACATAAAATCAGTGACCTACCACAGCCAACTAAGTGTCCAGGGTCCCAAGTTAAGTCTTCAAAGCTCCACGTCACCAGTCCGGGCCAGAGTCGACGTCCCCCTCTCAATTACTCACAGTCCCGAGGCCAGTATCAAAAGCGTCGAGTCAACTGTCTGGACCTCCCAGGAGACCATCAGAGACTCTTTGAGCAGCTCCCAAATCAGCCAGTCCATCCTGGAAAACAACGCTCAGAACTTACCATCGGCCTCCTTCGAGAACAATGCTGGCAG GTATCTGGGCAAGTGTAGGCTCAGCCACTGTCAGCTGCCCATGGGCTGGTGGCTGCTGCACGAGGCCAAGAGGATCAGCCGCCAGCTGAACCTACTGCTGAGCCTGGCCAGCATAGTCATCATCGGTCTCATCTCTCTGGGCCAGCCCTGGATCCACTTCCAGGTGCCCCTGGCACCCCTGGGGGACCCTGGCTTCCGGACCATCCCCATCGACACCGTCTTCGTCGTCCGCTGCTCGGATATGGCCTGCCTGCACGAGTATGACCAGAATGCTT ACTTGCTGGACTTTGCCTGGGCCTTCCTCCTGGTCGCCAGCATTACCAACTTCATCCTCTGCATCATTCTAATAAACATCATCTTCTCCACCAACTCCAACGTGCCCTTGCTGGACTTCTCCAATGTCATCATCACAGCCCTCACAG GGACCAGCATGATCCTGGGTATCCTGTTCTACCTGATGCAGGCCCGGGAATACCTGCAGGAAGGCATGACCTACAAACTGGGGTGCAGCTTCTACCTGGCATGGACCGGAGTCTTCTTCTTTGTGATGATTG gtttcttttcctatttgaactACATAAATTTCTGGTCCCTCCTGGCGAACCAGGCCATCTGGACTTAA